The genome window AATGATGAAGTTTTAGCTGAAACAAAAATCTCTTCAAGCACTGTTGCTGAAGATGCAAAATTCATTCAACTAGAAAAAGATTCTCAACCTGAAGAGATTTACCCAACAGAAATTAGAAATGAGCTATCAACTGCTTGGTTAAAGCTTGAAAAATTTAAGAATCAAGAATTTACTTTTAGAAGAGTTTTAGAAGACTCTCCAAATATTTTCAATTATAGCTTTGCAGGTTCTAAAGCAACTTTCCACGTGGAAATCGTTAAGTTCCACTTTGAGCCAGGACGTGTTCTTGTTAAAAGGTCAAAACCGCTTCTTGATAAAACAGGATCAACAAATCTTGATACAGAGCCTTTACTAGCATTTGAAGCTGAATACTTCCGTGAAAGTAAGAATGACAAAGGTGGTATCGTCTACGTTCCAGCAAGTCACAATGATGAAAGAGCTATTGCTGTTGTAAACCTTGGTAACGACCAAATTGGTGATGTTCTTACATCACTAGACCCTTACCTAATGAGTGTTTGTGGAGGCGGAAAGGCCCACGGACTGACAGAGGTAAGAGATATCGTACAGGTTGTTGATGGAAAAGATGATTTCCTTAACTTCTCTACTCAATCAACTTATAAAAAAGGTAACCTATTTAATTGTGCTGACTTTGGTGGAGATTACTGGGGACAACAGAATGAAACGATGACTTTCAAAGAAAGAACAACTTTCATGAAGTACAATCAAGAGTTCGAAGAGCCAGAGCAAAATCTTTCTTACGAAGTACAAAAGAAGTTTAACTTTGGTCTATTCACAGGTTCTAAGCTAGTTCCAAAAGGATACACTGAGCAAACTCGTGACTTTGATACAACTGTAGATCTACCAATGGTATTTGATATCAGAAATGGTAAGAATATCGAGTACGTTCTAACAGGGATTCCATCAAATAAATACGACAAAGATGGAAAACTAGTTAGAAAGTTAACTCAAACAGAACTTGATCTAAGAAATAAAATTATCGTTTCTTCTCAAAAAGTTATTGATGATATCAACCTAGGTTTCAAGCGTGCATTCAAAGGTACTCAATACGAAGGGCGTGGTGATGTTATCACTCTTAAGATTGAAAAAGATGATTCAATTCCAGCTGGAACAAAGAACCTTTCTCTAACTCACAATCTTGATGGTGAGTCACGTTCAGTAAATATCGAAGTTGTGGAAAAAACTCACTTAGGAGATCTACAACGTAACCATATCTACTGGGTAGAAAAAGCTACTTCAAGTTCAATTATTGGTCTTGGAGGTCCATCGTTTAACCCAAGAAACGGTGTTGTTGAATCAGCTTCTGTTTACCTATACGGTGGTAACATGAAGTCTTCAATTAACTGGATGGTTGATAAAGCGATCGCAGAGAAGAACTTTGTTAAGAATATTACTCCAACTAAAGAGCTTCAAAAACTTGCAGATGAGCTTAACAAGAAAGCAATTGAAGATGCTCTAGCAGAGCACAAGGCAAAGACTCAAGCAGCAGGACAAGCGACTCAAGTTGCTAACACAGATGAAGTAGAAGTTGAAATTGAAGGTGAAACAGTAACTCAAAGCTCGAAGAAAGCTGAGATGAAATCTCACCGTCACGGTGTTGCTCACACTAACTTAAAGAGCAATCTACTTAATACAATTAAGCGTCCAAATATGGCCTCACAGATGGGGAAAATCAAAGATGCTCACCGTCTAATGAAGAATGATTTTAGAGCTAGCTCATTTGATAAAGATGAAGTTCTTTCTAACTTCACAAGAGCTAACCAAAAAGAGGCAAAAGCAGTACATGCTGCTTGGCAAGCAATTGCTAATAAGGACGACGTTGCACTACAAGCAGCAATTCACGGTGACAACTCAATTGAGGCCCTTCAAGCGAAGATCAAGCATTCAATGGAGTACGATACTAAGGGTAATAAAAACCCTATTTGTAACCACGAAACAGCTGAGTTTGCACTTAGTAACCTTGCTAAGAACTACGATGTTCTTGAAATGGCAAAAACTGACGAAGGAAAGAATGACATTCTAATTGATATCTGGATGCCAACTCTTGCACACGAGATCGGACACAACCTTGGTCTACGTCACAACTTCGTTGGTTCATTTGATAAGAAGAACTGGGTATTCCCAGGAGAGAAAGAAGCAAAGAGAACTTCATCTTCAGTTATGGACTACACAATTGATGACCACGCTACTTACGATGGTCTAGCTCCATACGATGTATACGCACTACGTGCAGCTTATACAGGAATGGTAGAACTTGAAGGATATACTAACTCGAAAAAGACATCAATTGAGATCAATGGTGTTGACGTTAAGGTATCTTCTGTTGAATCTGAATTTGAACCAGGTCTATACTACCACCTAGTAAGAATTAAAGATGTCATTGATGCACTTGTTGGTGAAAATGGTAACCCTGCAAATATCTCTAAGCATAGACTTATGGCAGAAGCAGGCCTTAAGAGAATCAGATTCTGTTCAGATGAGGACGCAGGAAACTCTCCTCAGTGTAACAGACACGACTTTGGTTCATCTTTTGAAGAAATCGTTGATTACCAAATTGCAGACTACCGTCAGATGTACGAGTATATCTACTTCCCAGGAAAGCGTAAGCAGTTCTATGGTGGAGCAGCATTTGGTTGGCTAATGGATAAATTCTATAAGTTAAGAATGATGAACGAAGAAGTATTCTATCACCTAATTTATACTCCTGAGTTGTACTCTCAAGCAGATCAAGCAACTCATGATGCAACAACTAACGACCTAGTAAATGGTGTAATCAAGTCACTATTCTTCCTACAGTCAGTAGTTGCGACTCCAGATATCACTCCAGGAGCTGGGCTTGATACTGAAGCACAAAGAAATAAGAGATTTGTTTCGACTCTAGTTCCAACTCAAACTGAGGTTACAGCTGATGATGGAACAGTTCTACAAGTAGCGACTCAAAAACCAATGGTTGTAGAAACAAAGTGGAATGAAGCAATCTCACTTGATAGTGATTCATATAGAGCGAAAAACCGTGGTGTTGAATATGATAAAGCAGCAGCTCTAATTGCACTTACAGAGTCTGAGTCGTACTCATACAAGTACCGTTCAAACTCTCTAAGAATTCCATACCAGTTACTAGAGCAGTACCTGTTTGGAATTGATATTAAGGATTCAATTGTACAATCAACAATTGGAGAAGTTCTTTCTGGTCAAGTTACTCCACTAGTATATGACCCAGCAATAGGACGTAATATCCCACTAACTAATGGAGCCTTCAGCGTTGAAGTTGGTGAAGTTGAAACTAACTATGCTGCTATCGGTGGTCTAGTTTACGGTAATATTGATACATTTGAACAAACAGCTAACCCTGCACGTGCATTTTGGGTAAATCATATTTCTCAAAGAGATCTACTTACTGAGACTTTCGAGCACGAAGGGCAAACTTACCAAATCCCAGAGGATTATGTAGCTGAGAAAACTGATATCAGAAAAGCATATGTACCTTATGCACAAGACTCATATGTAGCTGGTAACGTTATCCAGAAAGCAAGTATGATGCAGTTAATTTCTCACGATGAGCGTTGGTCAACATTCTTTGAAGAATGGGAAAAGGCGCAAATTGAAGGGCTTCAACTTGCACAAACTCCAGCAGCACAAGATGCAACTGAAGATACAATGAAAGCTCAAAAGACCGAGCTTGAAATGGCAGCTGCTCTTGGAAATGCAGCAACAATTAAATCAGAGATGCAGAAATACTTCGCTCAAATTAATGCTCTTCTTGCTTCACAAGATCAAAAAGAGATGATTGCAGGATTCCTTGCTCAAAGAGCACTTATTAAGCAAGCTGGTTCTTACTTTGTATCAGCTCAGTTTACAGTAATGATGAATGATATTGGCCTTGAAGGTGTAACACTAGACTACATCAACCAAGTTCTAAGTCAGGCAATCGTACCAATCGCTTTTGAAGCAGAAGCATGTCGTCTTGCAGACCAGTACTGTTCAACGGTTGATATGATTCAAATGGCGAAAACAGGAAATAAGGATAGATACTTAGATAATAAGATCACTAACCTTCTGAATAACTTCTCAATGCCTTCAGTTAATGACCAAGGTCAAGTTGAGTTATTCGCACCAGTTATTACTAAGATTATCCAAGGTCTTAATAATAACGAACAAATCAAGCTAGGAGATGTTTTCTTAAGAGATATTCAAGAAAACAGCTTCGCTCAGATTCAACAAATGGATCAGCTTGTTGGTGAAGCTATGACGAAAATGAAAGTTACTAAAGACGTTGATAGCTTCTATGGAGATATGAAAAGAAAC of Bacteriovorax sp. BAL6_X contains these proteins:
- a CDS encoding zinc-dependent metalloprotease, producing the protein MKIKNENKFGMLRGLTHAFALAAILSSCAKTLPDKEPDFAQESYRTKNSVTSAKLVVEAIAVATQEELSKNRISTDLIDTSVGSEAKTLYSTQIVNSNDKTYNVLVKDLLVFAEKEGQKFEITFDLTTNYLVAYIAPADTSAKAFSASNKIIRDVLPVKASKLDRIPLFQYGVDFYQRENVKNDLDEKTRHIRYIEKDRSESTHYKVDYLIENRTYTGVFGMDQKEIATIYRRDKVESNLFTVGQLEDRILNNENAFTTSKHDGHVFDNKDLIKVILDDNESKAYFARVIKKENLTDNEEQLVRAERFNLLFSRCDADTAQRAKIALDNCFLRSEISEKIKYVKFKYDIDDNDEVLAETKISSSTVAEDAKFIQLEKDSQPEEIYPTEIRNELSTAWLKLEKFKNQEFTFRRVLEDSPNIFNYSFAGSKATFHVEIVKFHFEPGRVLVKRSKPLLDKTGSTNLDTEPLLAFEAEYFRESKNDKGGIVYVPASHNDERAIAVVNLGNDQIGDVLTSLDPYLMSVCGGGKAHGLTEVRDIVQVVDGKDDFLNFSTQSTYKKGNLFNCADFGGDYWGQQNETMTFKERTTFMKYNQEFEEPEQNLSYEVQKKFNFGLFTGSKLVPKGYTEQTRDFDTTVDLPMVFDIRNGKNIEYVLTGIPSNKYDKDGKLVRKLTQTELDLRNKIIVSSQKVIDDINLGFKRAFKGTQYEGRGDVITLKIEKDDSIPAGTKNLSLTHNLDGESRSVNIEVVEKTHLGDLQRNHIYWVEKATSSSIIGLGGPSFNPRNGVVESASVYLYGGNMKSSINWMVDKAIAEKNFVKNITPTKELQKLADELNKKAIEDALAEHKAKTQAAGQATQVANTDEVEVEIEGETVTQSSKKAEMKSHRHGVAHTNLKSNLLNTIKRPNMASQMGKIKDAHRLMKNDFRASSFDKDEVLSNFTRANQKEAKAVHAAWQAIANKDDVALQAAIHGDNSIEALQAKIKHSMEYDTKGNKNPICNHETAEFALSNLAKNYDVLEMAKTDEGKNDILIDIWMPTLAHEIGHNLGLRHNFVGSFDKKNWVFPGEKEAKRTSSSVMDYTIDDHATYDGLAPYDVYALRAAYTGMVELEGYTNSKKTSIEINGVDVKVSSVESEFEPGLYYHLVRIKDVIDALVGENGNPANISKHRLMAEAGLKRIRFCSDEDAGNSPQCNRHDFGSSFEEIVDYQIADYRQMYEYIYFPGKRKQFYGGAAFGWLMDKFYKLRMMNEEVFYHLIYTPELYSQADQATHDATTNDLVNGVIKSLFFLQSVVATPDITPGAGLDTEAQRNKRFVSTLVPTQTEVTADDGTVLQVATQKPMVVETKWNEAISLDSDSYRAKNRGVEYDKAAALIALTESESYSYKYRSNSLRIPYQLLEQYLFGIDIKDSIVQSTIGEVLSGQVTPLVYDPAIGRNIPLTNGAFSVEVGEVETNYAAIGGLVYGNIDTFEQTANPARAFWVNHISQRDLLTETFEHEGQTYQIPEDYVAEKTDIRKAYVPYAQDSYVAGNVIQKASMMQLISHDERWSTFFEEWEKAQIEGLQLAQTPAAQDATEDTMKAQKTELEMAAALGNAATIKSEMQKYFAQINALLASQDQKEMIAGFLAQRALIKQAGSYFVSAQFTVMMNDIGLEGVTLDYINQVLSQAIVPIAFEAEACRLADQYCSTVDMIQMAKTGNKDRYLDNKITNLLNNFSMPSVNDQGQVELFAPVITKIIQGLNNNEQIKLGDVFLRDIQENSFAQIQQMDQLVGEAMTKMKVTKDVDSFYGDMKRNVKLLGLYFRMINPMEGK